One segment of Asaia bogorensis NBRC 16594 DNA contains the following:
- a CDS encoding MFS transporter: MRGPSASSRAGLDATNFFLADVQDGVGPYLTVYLASARHWQAGPIGVAMAMTGLATALCQIPAGLMVDSIRYKRALVAISAVITALSCILIIAVPGMAPVLAAQIMMGAAAAVIPPALAAISLGLVGRRRLPGRISRNQGINHFGSFASAALAGLCGQYWGLNWIFYLVCGSALASALALLLIRPGEIDQKVARGSEDDSNEPPVSIGSLLSQRPVWVFLCSIVLFHLGNAAMLPFAGQVMAKSHPGSETVTLSACVIVAQFVMMLVAWGVGRAMARGIGRKPIFLLAYAILPIRGLLFTWFDAPGAIIAIQVLDGIAAGIFGVIAIIIAADLTHGTGRFNFLQGMVALSVGIGGGLSNLIGGYIVQLEGYHAGFLSLTVIAVMALVFFLTLMPETRDPDEQGVPASVTA; the protein is encoded by the coding sequence ATGCGGGGTCCTTCGGCCAGCAGCCGGGCCGGGCTGGATGCAACCAATTTTTTTCTGGCCGATGTGCAGGATGGTGTCGGTCCATACCTGACCGTCTATCTCGCCAGTGCGCGACACTGGCAGGCGGGGCCGATTGGCGTTGCCATGGCCATGACAGGGCTTGCCACGGCGCTTTGCCAGATCCCTGCGGGGTTGATGGTGGACTCGATCCGCTACAAACGCGCCCTTGTGGCAATCTCTGCGGTGATCACGGCCCTGAGCTGCATCCTGATCATCGCGGTACCCGGCATGGCCCCTGTTCTGGCAGCGCAGATCATGATGGGAGCGGCTGCCGCGGTCATACCGCCAGCGCTTGCCGCCATTTCACTGGGGCTTGTGGGGCGTCGCCGCTTGCCCGGTCGTATCAGTCGCAACCAGGGTATCAACCATTTCGGTTCCTTCGCCTCAGCGGCGCTGGCCGGGCTCTGCGGGCAATACTGGGGACTGAACTGGATTTTCTATCTGGTTTGCGGCTCTGCTCTGGCCAGTGCTCTGGCGCTCTTACTCATACGGCCGGGTGAGATTGACCAGAAGGTTGCGCGTGGCAGCGAGGATGACTCAAACGAACCGCCTGTCTCCATCGGCTCTCTCCTAAGCCAACGTCCCGTCTGGGTGTTTCTTTGCTCCATCGTGCTGTTTCACCTGGGCAATGCCGCCATGCTGCCTTTTGCCGGTCAGGTCATGGCCAAAAGCCATCCGGGTTCCGAAACCGTTACGTTGAGCGCCTGCGTGATCGTTGCTCAGTTCGTGATGATGCTCGTGGCCTGGGGGGTTGGGCGCGCAATGGCGCGAGGCATCGGGCGTAAGCCCATCTTCCTGCTCGCTTATGCCATCCTGCCGATACGCGGCTTGCTGTTCACGTGGTTCGACGCGCCGGGGGCCATCATTGCCATTCAGGTGCTGGATGGTATCGCGGCCGGTATCTTCGGCGTGATCGCCATCATCATCGCGGCTGATCTGACGCATGGAACGGGGCGGTTCAACTTCCTCCAGGGCATGGTGGCGCTGAGCGTCGGCATCGGCGGTGGGCTAAGCAATCTGATTGGCGGATACATCGTGCAGCTCGAAGGTTATCACGCCGGCTTTCTCTCACTCACGGTCATTGCTGTAATGGCGCTGGTATTTTTCCTGACGCTCATGCCCGAAACACGTGACCCGGATGAGCAGGGCGTCCCTGCTTCCGTGACAGCCTGA
- a CDS encoding mannitol dehydrogenase family protein, with amino-acid sequence MIALSTATLPALPSSVETFSYDRDALTAGIVHLSVGNFHRAHQLWYMDKLLHEPGNSHWAFCGVGLIDDATERLKLEAFPAQNDLYTLTRYAPDGKTRHQVIGSMIAYLFAPADPEAVLTRIAAPATRIVSMTITEGGYNQDHATGAYRLEAPLTQRELADPARPESAFGFIVEGLRRRREAGIAPFTVLSCDNLRDNGVVTRRSVLTHAEALDPDLAAWIAQEVSFPSSMVDRITPAVLKEDAERVNAECGVIDQLPVISEEFAQWVIEDHFVNGRPELEKVGAQLVPDVHPYELAKVRMLNASHSMLAYPGQLAGLDTVRDAITDPGIHALVDRFMTLDVIPHLTAPAGMSLPDYRDLIVARFSNPAVGDRLARITGDGGSKLPVFLAPTWNVLVEKGADIQRIALVLACFIRYLHGRTDAGARFEPFEPAMGDAQRERALSWESVFSMTVFESFSLSEAHRSLIREMAERMEQKGTPAVLAELLAATDSGN; translated from the coding sequence ATGATTGCTCTTTCCACAGCAACTCTCCCGGCCCTGCCCTCCAGTGTCGAGACATTCTCCTATGATCGCGACGCCCTGACAGCCGGGATCGTGCATCTGAGCGTGGGCAATTTCCACCGCGCTCATCAGCTTTGGTACATGGACAAGCTTCTGCACGAACCGGGCAACAGCCATTGGGCCTTCTGCGGCGTCGGGCTGATTGATGACGCCACCGAGCGCCTCAAGCTGGAGGCATTTCCGGCGCAGAACGACCTGTACACGCTGACCCGCTACGCCCCTGACGGAAAGACCCGCCATCAGGTGATCGGCAGCATGATCGCCTATCTTTTCGCCCCGGCCGACCCTGAGGCCGTTCTGACCCGCATTGCTGCTCCTGCGACGCGCATCGTCTCCATGACCATCACGGAAGGCGGCTATAATCAGGATCACGCCACAGGTGCCTACCGTTTGGAAGCCCCTCTGACCCAGCGTGAACTGGCCGACCCGGCCCGACCGGAATCGGCTTTTGGCTTCATTGTCGAAGGGCTGCGCCGTCGCCGTGAGGCGGGCATTGCGCCCTTCACCGTGCTGTCCTGCGATAACCTGCGCGATAATGGCGTGGTGACGCGCCGGTCCGTTCTGACCCATGCCGAGGCGCTCGACCCCGATCTGGCGGCCTGGATCGCCCAGGAGGTGTCATTTCCGAGTTCGATGGTCGATCGCATCACGCCAGCCGTGCTCAAGGAAGATGCCGAGCGGGTCAATGCGGAATGCGGGGTGATTGACCAGCTGCCCGTGATCTCGGAAGAATTCGCGCAATGGGTCATTGAGGATCATTTCGTCAACGGGCGCCCCGAACTCGAAAAGGTCGGCGCGCAGCTCGTCCCTGACGTGCATCCCTACGAGCTTGCCAAGGTGCGTATGCTCAATGCCTCCCACTCCATGCTGGCCTATCCCGGCCAGCTTGCCGGGCTCGACACCGTACGTGATGCGATCACCGATCCGGGCATCCATGCTCTTGTCGATCGTTTCATGACGCTGGACGTCATCCCGCATCTTACCGCGCCCGCCGGTATGTCCCTGCCCGATTATCGTGACCTGATCGTGGCCCGTTTCAGCAATCCGGCCGTGGGCGACAGGCTGGCCCGTATCACGGGTGACGGCGGCAGCAAGTTGCCCGTCTTTCTTGCGCCGACATGGAACGTGCTGGTTGAAAAAGGGGCTGACATACAGCGCATCGCTCTCGTGCTGGCCTGCTTCATTCGCTACCTGCACGGCCGCACCGATGCCGGCGCACGCTTTGAGCCGTTCGAACCCGCCATGGGCGACGCCCAGCGCGAGCGCGCCCTGTCATGGGAGAGCGTTTTCAGCATGACGGTGTTCGAAAGCTTTTCCCTGAGCGAAGCGCATCGCAGCCTGATACGTGAAATGGCAGAGAGAATGGAACAGAAAGGAACCCCCGCCGTTCTCGCTGAACTTCTCGCAGCGACGGACTCCGGCAACTGA
- a CDS encoding TIGR03862 family flavoprotein: MALFGEEDYTASMMNRKTIAVIGAGPAGLAAAERISAAGHDVVVYDHMPSPARKFLMAGRSGLNLTHAEDLSLFRTRYGAAEAWLTPFIERFPPQALRDWADGLGQSCFTGSSGRVFPHAMKASPLLRAWLGRLAAQNVRLALRHRWTGWDAQGRLLFSTPEGMASACPDAVVLALGGASWSRLGSDGGWVEYLPPDSVAPLQPANCGFQTCCPAAFHERFHGEVLHSVVISGAGVQARGDVTITQRGIEGAPVYRVSAAWRDALAERAPLDIRIDFRPGLTRDALTQRLDKFRARESQANRLRRLGLSAPARWLLREALENRVQPAGSCVENQTEGAADGLAALIKSCPLWLSGTDALDRAISTSGGVRRDAVNQAVMLKARPGVFVAGEMLDWEAPTGGYLLQACFATGRAAGDGVLSWLEAGP; the protein is encoded by the coding sequence ATGGCACTATTTGGTGAGGAGGATTACACCGCCTCGATGATGAACAGGAAAACGATTGCCGTAATTGGCGCGGGCCCGGCCGGACTTGCCGCTGCCGAGCGGATTTCGGCGGCCGGGCACGATGTGGTGGTCTATGACCATATGCCAAGCCCGGCCCGTAAATTCCTGATGGCCGGGCGCAGCGGGCTGAACCTCACCCATGCCGAAGATCTCTCCCTGTTCCGGACGCGCTATGGTGCAGCAGAAGCATGGCTGACGCCGTTCATCGAGCGCTTTCCTCCGCAAGCGCTGCGCGACTGGGCCGACGGGCTGGGGCAGAGCTGTTTTACGGGCAGCAGCGGTCGCGTCTTTCCTCATGCCATGAAGGCCTCACCGCTTTTGCGGGCGTGGCTCGGGCGTCTGGCAGCGCAAAACGTGCGGCTTGCTTTGCGCCACCGCTGGACCGGATGGGACGCGCAGGGACGGCTGCTATTTTCGACACCAGAGGGCATGGCCAGCGCCTGCCCGGACGCTGTCGTTCTGGCTCTCGGTGGTGCATCATGGTCTCGTCTGGGGAGTGATGGCGGATGGGTTGAGTATCTGCCCCCCGATAGCGTTGCTCCGCTCCAGCCAGCCAATTGCGGCTTTCAGACGTGTTGTCCTGCGGCCTTTCACGAGCGCTTTCACGGTGAGGTGCTCCATTCGGTCGTCATCAGCGGGGCAGGCGTGCAGGCACGGGGTGATGTGACCATCACGCAGCGCGGCATCGAAGGGGCACCCGTCTATCGCGTGTCGGCGGCATGGCGCGACGCGCTGGCGGAGAGGGCGCCGCTCGACATCAGGATCGATTTCCGCCCCGGCTTGACCCGCGACGCACTCACCCAGCGTCTGGACAAATTCCGCGCGCGGGAGAGCCAGGCGAACAGGCTGCGTCGCCTTGGCCTCTCCGCACCCGCCCGGTGGCTGCTGCGCGAGGCGCTCGAAAATCGGGTGCAACCCGCAGGGTCCTGCGTCGAAAATCAGACGGAAGGGGCCGCTGACGGGCTGGCCGCGCTCATTAAATCCTGCCCGCTGTGGCTGAGCGGTACGGATGCCCTCGACCGGGCCATTTCCACATCGGGCGGTGTGCGGCGCGATGCCGTGAACCAGGCGGTGATGCTCAAGGCGCGGCCCGGCGTGTTCGTGGCAGGAGAGATGCTGGACTGGGAAGCGCCAACGGGCGGCTATCTGCTTCAGGCCTGTTTCGCCACCGGTCGGGCGGCAGGCGATGGGGTACTGTCGTGGCTGGAGGCGGGGCCATAG
- a CDS encoding ATP-binding protein translates to MSVSITMGRGRDGADVQLDLTELLATRLLVQGNSGSGKSHLLRRLLEQTATLVQQVIVDPEGDFVTLADKYGHLVIDASEQTEATLRAAGERARAHRASVVLNLESVEAEMQLRAAGAFLNGMFEAPRAHWYPVLVVVDEAQLFAPVASGDTSDEARRLSLGAMTNLMCRGRKRGLAGVIATQRLAKLAKNVAAEASNFLMGRTFLDIDMLRAADLLGMERRTAEGFRDLARGQFMALGPALSRRPLMVTIGTVETASHATGPVLTPFEARPAEDNYSLILEPVVEATPRPRERRTPAPDLLAQLDAYSAAAPVEEVAPEIDAAPELLWRLVEAVIAETDSAYRPLATLYQDFQLRARIERLNRNVLDLGAFRLLLASVRSGASFEQAQEETWQQALDIARVVPEDVQGVVLLLARAALDGAPCPGDEAIAEAYGTHSLGRARRQLAYLEERQIIVVQDMPVGRRVAFIGHGWQTG, encoded by the coding sequence ATGAGCGTATCGATTACCATGGGTCGTGGCCGCGACGGTGCGGATGTCCAGCTGGACCTGACAGAACTTCTCGCAACCCGCCTGCTGGTGCAGGGCAATTCGGGTTCGGGAAAGTCGCATCTGCTGCGTCGTCTGCTTGAACAGACGGCAACGCTTGTCCAGCAGGTTATCGTCGATCCCGAGGGTGATTTCGTGACACTGGCCGATAAGTACGGCCACCTCGTGATTGATGCATCGGAACAGACAGAGGCCACACTCCGCGCTGCCGGTGAGCGCGCGCGTGCCCACAGGGCATCGGTGGTGCTCAATCTGGAATCGGTCGAGGCAGAAATGCAGCTTCGGGCGGCAGGGGCGTTCCTCAACGGCATGTTCGAGGCACCGCGCGCGCACTGGTATCCGGTGCTGGTGGTCGTGGATGAGGCGCAGCTTTTCGCCCCCGTCGCGAGTGGTGATACTTCCGATGAGGCGCGGCGTCTGTCCCTTGGGGCAATGACCAACCTCATGTGTCGTGGGCGAAAGCGTGGTCTGGCCGGGGTGATCGCGACGCAGCGTCTGGCGAAGCTCGCCAAGAACGTGGCGGCCGAGGCCTCCAATTTCCTGATGGGCCGCACCTTCCTCGATATCGACATGCTTCGCGCGGCTGATCTTCTGGGGATGGAGCGCCGCACGGCAGAGGGGTTTCGTGATCTGGCGCGCGGTCAGTTCATGGCGCTTGGCCCCGCGCTGAGCCGCAGGCCGCTCATGGTCACGATCGGCACGGTCGAGACCGCCAGCCACGCAACAGGGCCGGTCCTGACCCCGTTCGAGGCACGTCCCGCCGAGGATAATTACAGCCTCATTCTCGAACCTGTGGTGGAAGCGACGCCCCGCCCGCGTGAGCGGCGTACGCCTGCGCCCGATCTGCTCGCGCAGCTTGACGCCTATTCGGCCGCAGCGCCGGTCGAGGAAGTCGCGCCGGAAATCGACGCTGCGCCGGAACTGCTCTGGCGTCTGGTCGAGGCGGTGATTGCCGAGACGGATTCGGCCTATCGCCCGCTGGCTACGCTCTATCAGGATTTCCAGCTGCGCGCCCGCATCGAGCGGCTCAACCGCAATGTGCTGGATCTCGGCGCCTTTCGCCTGCTGCTTGCCAGCGTGCGCTCAGGGGCGAGCTTCGAGCAGGCGCAGGAAGAGACCTGGCAGCAGGCGCTCGATATAGCCCGGGTCGTGCCTGAGGATGTGCAGGGTGTCGTGCTGCTTCTGGCACGTGCCGCCCTGGACGGAGCGCCGTGCCCCGGTGATGAGGCCATAGCCGAGGCCTATGGCACGCATTCACTCGGCAGGGCGCGTCGGCAGCTTGCCTATCTGGAGGAACGCCAGATCATCGTGGTGCAGGACATGCCAGTGGGCCGGCGCGTCGCTTTCATCGGGCATGGCTGGCAGACCGGCTGA
- a CDS encoding glycosyltransferase: MSVTLPIRPPAAQQPLSRIGIVLRDFRLGGSERVAIGLANFWASCGLEVVIMAGRGTGPLRALVARGVAIVDFAITARLNDTALVWMLAWRARHRAAGFAFDAVYIPGNSHWPVVPLLATLTREKRPFILAQVSSPVCREGRSPAAQSRYDRRMRTLLRHADRVTTLSHDLAQQTREILRGTPVDVVPLPALWDEAPPSPVPTDSKTILAAGRLTAIKGFDGLIRAFRLVLVRHPQAKLVICGEGEARAELETLIEQLDLSGRVSLCGYVPSIREALTESRVFALTSHCESFGAVLIEALAAGRQVVATDCSPAVGTFITSRSAGRIVPTRDEVALASALADVLDEAPTLPADLTPLVDRFHVSHGGRLFLTLMQPRQTITPGLAGQGFDKTARA; encoded by the coding sequence ATGTCTGTCACACTGCCTATTCGCCCCCCTGCGGCACAGCAGCCTCTTTCGCGCATCGGCATTGTCCTGCGTGACTTCCGTCTCGGCGGTAGTGAGCGCGTGGCCATCGGCCTTGCCAATTTCTGGGCCTCCTGCGGCCTTGAGGTTGTCATCATGGCCGGGCGGGGGACCGGACCGTTGCGTGCACTTGTTGCGAGGGGCGTGGCGATCGTGGATTTCGCCATTACCGCACGGCTGAATGATACGGCTCTGGTCTGGATGCTCGCATGGCGGGCCCGGCATCGTGCGGCCGGCTTTGCCTTCGATGCTGTCTACATACCGGGGAACAGCCATTGGCCGGTCGTGCCCCTTTTGGCCACACTGACGCGCGAAAAGCGTCCGTTCATTCTTGCGCAGGTCAGTTCACCTGTCTGTCGCGAAGGCCGCTCTCCTGCGGCGCAGTCGCGCTACGACCGTCGCATGCGTACTCTGTTACGCCACGCTGATCGGGTCACAACGCTCAGTCATGATCTGGCGCAGCAGACGCGTGAAATCCTGAGAGGAACACCGGTCGATGTGGTCCCGCTTCCGGCGCTGTGGGATGAGGCCCCCCCGTCACCGGTACCGACGGACAGCAAGACCATTCTGGCGGCTGGGCGTCTTACTGCCATCAAGGGATTTGACGGCCTAATACGGGCTTTTCGCCTCGTGCTCGTGCGTCATCCCCAGGCAAAGCTCGTGATCTGCGGCGAGGGCGAAGCGCGCGCCGAGCTGGAAACCCTCATTGAGCAGCTCGACCTGTCAGGCCGGGTGTCGCTTTGCGGCTATGTGCCCTCCATACGGGAAGCCCTTACGGAATCGCGGGTTTTCGCCCTGACGTCTCATTGCGAGAGCTTTGGCGCGGTGCTGATCGAGGCTCTGGCTGCCGGACGTCAGGTTGTCGCGACAGACTGCTCACCCGCGGTGGGCACATTCATCACGAGCCGTTCTGCGGGGCGGATCGTACCCACGCGTGACGAAGTGGCGCTGGCCAGTGCTCTGGCCGATGTGCTGGACGAGGCACCGACCCTGCCCGCGGACCTGACCCCTCTGGTGGATCGCTTTCATGTCTCGCATGGGGGGCGGCTTTTCCTCACGCTCATGCAGCCGCGACAGACGATCACTCCGGGGCTGGCAGGGCAGGGCTTTGACAAAACGGCCCGCGCGTAA
- a CDS encoding lipopolysaccharide biosynthesis protein, with the protein MGSEQRSALHRIFSNTGFLVSSRIINALCSFAYVAWAAHTLGLKTFGVLLLITTFVMLVSDMTHLQSWQTLLHYGAASYEARDRRRFMPILGYCMRSDMLSGLAGLVGGLIVIAVAGTHFLGWSDAVKRDASWMMLTVAFMNTGWSTGLIRLSNRFGLAALFDFVSTCVRTIGYLIGYLLHASLEFFLFVWFLHQAALFVVTSLGGFILLRRHMGRDIGFFSCLFCAADIVGIWGFTIRVSVNQILDAVFRQGGTLIIGAVLGARDVAIYRVTKQICDGLAKPAQMMIPSLYPEFVRFRDSQNWQALRHVTRRLALVIIGFSILAVLVALFGGKAILHLMLHDSFAHERLIILLMVCSALLEVCIIPLETLLTVMGRLAIILKYRLAVMVLYFVVLAGLMSVIGVTGAALASVACSVMIFALCLFLAARWISPRWAERYGVV; encoded by the coding sequence ATGGGTTCTGAACAACGCTCGGCGCTGCACCGCATCTTCAGCAATACCGGCTTTCTGGTTTCCAGCCGCATCATCAATGCGCTGTGCAGTTTTGCCTATGTGGCATGGGCTGCGCACACGCTGGGCCTGAAAACCTTTGGTGTGCTGCTTCTGATCACCACCTTCGTCATGCTCGTTTCAGACATGACGCATCTTCAGTCATGGCAAACGCTGCTGCATTATGGCGCTGCGTCATATGAGGCACGGGATCGCAGGCGTTTCATGCCCATACTGGGCTATTGCATGCGCTCGGACATGCTCAGCGGTCTGGCGGGGCTGGTTGGCGGTCTGATTGTGATTGCCGTCGCGGGCACGCATTTTCTGGGCTGGTCGGACGCGGTCAAGCGTGATGCCTCATGGATGATGCTCACGGTCGCCTTCATGAATACGGGGTGGTCCACGGGGCTGATCCGGCTAAGCAACCGTTTCGGGCTGGCAGCCCTGTTCGATTTCGTTTCGACCTGTGTTCGTACGATCGGTTATCTGATCGGCTATCTGCTGCACGCTTCGCTGGAGTTCTTCCTGTTCGTCTGGTTCCTGCATCAGGCAGCTTTATTCGTCGTGACCAGCCTCGGTGGGTTTATCCTTCTGCGCCGTCATATGGGGCGGGATATCGGGTTCTTCTCCTGCCTTTTTTGTGCCGCGGATATTGTCGGTATCTGGGGGTTCACCATCAGGGTCAGCGTCAATCAGATCCTCGATGCTGTGTTCCGTCAGGGTGGTACGCTCATTATCGGTGCCGTGCTCGGCGCGCGTGATGTCGCGATTTATCGCGTGACCAAGCAGATATGCGATGGTCTTGCCAAACCGGCCCAGATGATGATCCCGAGCCTGTACCCGGAATTCGTACGGTTTCGCGACAGCCAGAACTGGCAGGCCTTGCGCCATGTCACGCGACGCCTGGCACTGGTGATTATCGGGTTTTCGATACTGGCAGTGCTTGTGGCACTGTTCGGGGGCAAGGCGATCCTGCATCTCATGCTGCATGACAGTTTTGCCCATGAGCGCCTCATCATTCTTCTCATGGTATGCAGCGCCCTGCTTGAGGTGTGCATCATACCGCTTGAGACATTGCTGACCGTTATGGGGCGGCTTGCGATCATCCTGAAATATCGGCTCGCCGTCATGGTGCTCTATTTTGTCGTGCTGGCGGGCCTCATGTCAGTCATCGGCGTGACAGGGGCGGCTCTGGCCAGCGTGGCGTGCTCAGTGATGATTTTCGCCCTCTGCCTGTTTCTTGCCGCGCGCTGGATCTCTCCGCGCTGGGCTGAACGCTATGGCGTAGTGTGA
- a CDS encoding potassium transporter Kup — protein sequence MAEEHRKVLPGALAALGIVFGDIGTSPLYTLQTVLNDTGSTDRVTLLGGFSLLVWTMIMVVAVKYATVVMRADNRGEGGILALFSLVGGSFGKHWYARGTLLAAAGLFGAALLYGDGAITPAISVLSAIEGIGVVTKSLQPYILPIATVILFGIFAIQPLGTARISAVFGPIMLVWFLALGGIGLFSLLHDPSVLVGLNPLYGLRFLYEHGANSLIILGAVFLSVTGAEALYADMSHVGRPSVRLALAVIVLPMLVLSYAGQTAFLVSHPQVKDNPFFASMPHGLVLPMVILATFATIIASQAIITGAFTLTRQAMQLGWFPSLNIRQTSDEEYGQIYVSVVNWALMIVTLLIALSFKSSDALSGAYGTAVSTTMLMTTLLIFDVMRERWSWPLWKALPIALCFSVVDVAFFVANLLKIDKGGYVPLLIGLFIYVIMTTWRRGITLLRAGLAPLGERSDKVLQKLRDGELIRTPGAAVFLSRYETALPPIVMRHVADFHCLPEHVVILNVKFDTVPRVPADERMSVKDVGHGIWTVNVSFGFVEIPNLYYVLGQAKEAGCGLDLETVVFFAGDDDVVPDLKTPKMVSPRRILFGFLYRNAVRASDRFTLPRERLIEIGHQVEI from the coding sequence ATGGCCGAAGAACACAGAAAGGTGCTGCCAGGCGCACTGGCAGCCCTTGGCATCGTTTTTGGTGATATCGGCACCAGCCCACTCTACACCCTCCAGACCGTCCTGAACGACACAGGCTCGACCGACCGGGTGACCTTGCTCGGTGGGTTCTCCCTGCTTGTCTGGACGATGATCATGGTGGTTGCGGTGAAATACGCGACCGTGGTCATGCGGGCAGATAACCGGGGGGAGGGCGGTATCCTCGCCCTGTTCTCGCTCGTTGGCGGCTCGTTCGGCAAACACTGGTATGCACGCGGGACGTTGCTCGCCGCAGCCGGGCTGTTCGGCGCAGCGCTGCTTTATGGTGACGGCGCCATTACCCCGGCCATTTCGGTGCTCAGCGCCATCGAGGGCATTGGCGTTGTCACGAAGTCGCTCCAGCCTTACATCCTGCCCATCGCCACCGTCATCCTGTTTGGCATCTTCGCCATACAGCCGCTCGGGACAGCGCGTATCAGTGCCGTGTTCGGCCCGATCATGCTGGTCTGGTTTCTGGCTCTCGGTGGGATTGGTCTCTTCTCCCTGCTGCATGATCCCTCCGTGCTGGTGGGACTCAACCCCCTTTACGGTTTGCGGTTTCTGTATGAGCACGGCGCGAACAGCCTGATCATCCTGGGGGCGGTTTTTCTCTCGGTAACGGGTGCTGAAGCGCTCTATGCCGATATGAGCCATGTGGGCCGGCCCAGCGTACGCCTTGCCCTTGCGGTGATCGTGCTGCCCATGCTGGTGCTGAGCTATGCCGGGCAGACGGCTTTTCTGGTCAGCCATCCGCAGGTGAAGGATAATCCGTTCTTTGCTTCCATGCCGCATGGTCTTGTGCTGCCCATGGTCATTCTGGCGACCTTCGCCACGATCATTGCCAGCCAGGCCATCATCACCGGCGCCTTCACGCTCACGCGTCAGGCCATGCAGCTTGGCTGGTTCCCGAGCCTCAACATCCGCCAGACCTCGGATGAGGAATACGGGCAGATCTACGTGTCTGTAGTGAACTGGGCGCTGATGATCGTCACACTGCTCATCGCGCTCAGCTTCAAGAGTTCGGATGCCCTGTCCGGTGCCTATGGCACGGCGGTGTCCACCACCATGCTCATGACGACCCTGCTCATTTTCGATGTCATGCGTGAACGCTGGTCATGGCCACTCTGGAAGGCCCTGCCGATTGCGCTTTGCTTCTCGGTGGTCGACGTTGCGTTCTTCGTCGCCAATCTGCTCAAGATCGACAAGGGCGGCTATGTGCCCCTACTGATCGGCCTGTTCATCTATGTGATCATGACCACCTGGCGTCGCGGTATCACCCTCCTGCGTGCTGGCCTTGCTCCCTTGGGTGAGCGTTCAGACAAGGTGCTGCAGAAGCTGCGTGACGGAGAGCTGATCCGCACACCCGGCGCTGCGGTGTTCCTCTCGCGCTATGAGACGGCTCTGCCACCCATCGTGATGCGCCACGTTGCCGATTTCCATTGCCTGCCCGAACATGTCGTTATCCTGAATGTGAAATTCGATACGGTGCCCCGTGTGCCAGCCGATGAGCGCATGTCGGTCAAGGATGTCGGCCACGGTATCTGGACCGTGAATGTCAGCTTTGGCTTCGTGGAAATACCGAACCTTTACTATGTGCTGGGTCAGGCCAAGGAGGCGGGCTGTGGTCTCGATCTCGAGACGGTCGTTTTCTTTGCGGGCGATGACGATGTGGTGCCTGACCTCAAGACACCCAAAATGGTCTCGCCGCGTCGTATCCTTTTCGGTTTTCTCTATCGCAATGCTGTGCGGGCCTCTGACCGCTTCACCCTGCCACGCGAACGACTGATCGAGATTGGCCATCAGGTCGAGATCTGA